A stretch of the Nicotiana tabacum cultivar K326 chromosome 6, ASM71507v2, whole genome shotgun sequence genome encodes the following:
- the LOC142182254 gene encoding uncharacterized protein LOC142182254 — MVERQFNNKVKTIRSDNAFELGSGKVQLEFFESQGYPHGKKGYKVLNLKNLKPFISRDVVFHEEFFPFASIKSNSSSEISLPTAKVSASNQTLETLPFAIRPHTKASQEPTESSIDFCSSPISSNHPSIPIPYISPSRFSPDSPVTSSQPHTSALVFTSLDSDSMMDWTVFYQSTYAKHIVQYTRTDYLHVTHHPGWQEAIDKEFEALELNKTWEVVELPPRRKALRCKWVYKVKQHSDGSVERLKARLVIRGDIQKKGIDFNETFSPVVKMTTIRCILATAVKKGWGLYQLNVNNAFLHGDINEEVYMKFPPGVVPLSPTHACKLKKSIYGLRQVSRSSISILAIYVDDILLTGNDNAELHALKEFLNQEFKLKISGTYIYF, encoded by the exons ATGGTAGAAAGACAGTTTAACAACAAGGTGAAAACTATAAGGTCAGATAATGCTTTTGAATTGGGAAGTGGTAAAGTTCAATTAGAATTTTTTGAGTCACAAG GTTATCCTCATGGAAAGAAGGGTTATAAAGTGTTGAACCTCAAGAATTTGAAGCCTTTCATTTCTAGAGATGTTGTATTTCATGAAGAATTCTTTCCATTTGCTTCTATTAAGTCTAATTCTTCTTCTGAGATTTCTTTACCCACTGCTAAAGTTTCTGCAAGTAACCAAACTCTTGAAACTTTACCTTTTGCTATCAGACCTCACACTAAAGCTTCCCAAGAGCCTACTGAATCATCAATTGATTTCTGTTCTTCCcccatttcttcaaatcatcctaGTATACCTATTCCATATATCTCTCCTTCTAGGTTCTCTCCAGATTCTCCAGTAACATCTAGTCAACCACATACATCTGCACTAGTTTTTACTTCTTTGGATTCTGATTCTATGATGGAT TGGACTGTCTTCTACCAATCAACATATGCTAAACACATTGTCCAATATACAAGAACGGACTATTTACATGTAACACATCACCCAGGGTGGCAAGAAGCAATAGACAAAGAGTTTGAGGCACTTGAACTTAATAAGACTTGGGAAGTGGTTGAATTACCACCTAGGAGGAAAGCTTTACGATGCAAATGGGTGTATAAGGTTAAACAACATTCAGATGGGAGTGTAGAAAGACTAAAGGCAAGATTGGTCATTAGAGGAGACATACAGAAAAAGGGAATAGACTTCAATGAAACTTTTTCACCTGTGGTGAAGATGACCACAATCAGATGCATACTGGCCACTGCAGTAAAGAAAGGATGGGGTCTATACCAGCTCAATGTAAATAACGCTTTCCTACATGGAGATATAAATGAAGAAGTGTACATGAAATTCCCACCCGGGGTTGTACCTCTTTCACCTACTCATGCATGCAAGTTAAAGAAATCGATTTATGGGCTACGACAAGTATCTC GTTCTTCTATTTCTATATTGGCTATCTATGTGGATGATATACTCTTGACAGGAAATGACAATGCAGAACTACATGCATTGAAAGAATTTctcaatcaagaattcaaattAAAGATCTCGGGAACTTACATTTATTTCTAG